The following proteins are encoded in a genomic region of bacterium:
- a CDS encoding metallopeptidase TldD-related protein: MRTVFCIAIVCLVTLVESAAGQGRAAAGDPLLQALQSEMGRSVARLRLDDYEPPYFISYRLTDVRSVDYRASYGALTSAGGDRYRALAVDVRVGDYIDDNTSDDDGFYFDPRDSDSYMYSRRYAPIDDDTAALRQDLWLLTDFRYKTALETFIGERGRRVQKVDKPDRPDDFSPAPKVERLDPVDTLAIDRKRWEGLVRVISARFRVHPLIHSSDVDFMASSQMRYLLTSEGTKLRTNLQNFSISISAETRAEDGMPISLETVWKTHRADGLPDSVALARAADSLAGLLLQLREAPVMEPYTGPAIIRSGASGVFFHEALGHRLEGHRTRRESEGHTFKQKMNQRIIPDFLDVYDDPTATHAAGAELYGHYAYDDEGVAAQRTSLVENGVLTGFLMCRTPIKDIKTSNGHGRSDMWSEPVSRMGSLFVSTDAPVSYDSLRALLLAECRKEGKDYGLIFEDIAAGETNTSSYGVQTLRVRPRVVKKVYVADGREELVRGVELIGTPLAVLESIQSAGNDPGVFNGVCGAESGWVPVSAIAPSVLVGEVEVQRMDRNLKRGPILPPPLHDPGT, translated from the coding sequence GTGAGAACGGTCTTCTGCATTGCCATTGTCTGTCTGGTCACGTTGGTGGAATCCGCCGCCGGCCAGGGACGCGCCGCCGCCGGCGACCCGCTGTTGCAGGCCCTGCAAAGCGAGATGGGCCGTTCGGTGGCCCGTCTGCGGCTGGACGATTACGAGCCCCCGTATTTCATCTCGTACCGTCTGACCGATGTCCGCTCCGTTGATTATCGTGCCAGCTACGGCGCCCTCACCTCGGCCGGCGGCGATCGCTACCGCGCCCTGGCCGTCGATGTGCGCGTCGGCGACTATATCGACGACAACACCTCCGACGACGACGGCTTCTATTTCGACCCGCGCGATTCCGACTCCTACATGTACTCGCGCCGGTATGCGCCGATCGACGACGACACCGCCGCGTTGCGGCAGGACCTCTGGCTGCTGACCGATTTCCGCTACAAGACCGCGCTGGAGACCTTCATCGGCGAACGCGGACGCCGGGTGCAGAAGGTGGACAAACCCGACCGTCCCGATGACTTCTCGCCGGCGCCGAAGGTCGAGCGGCTCGATCCGGTCGACACGCTTGCCATCGACCGCAAACGCTGGGAGGGGCTGGTCCGCGTCATTTCCGCGCGCTTCCGCGTTCATCCGCTCATTCACTCCTCCGATGTCGACTTCATGGCCAGTTCGCAAATGCGCTATCTCCTGACGTCCGAGGGAACCAAACTGCGCACCAATCTCCAGAACTTCTCGATTTCGATTTCCGCCGAGACCCGCGCCGAGGACGGCATGCCGATTTCATTGGAGACGGTCTGGAAGACTCACCGCGCCGACGGACTGCCCGATTCCGTCGCATTGGCCCGAGCCGCCGATTCGCTGGCCGGTCTGCTCCTGCAGCTGCGCGAGGCGCCGGTGATGGAGCCCTACACCGGCCCGGCGATCATCCGAAGCGGCGCCTCCGGCGTCTTTTTCCATGAGGCGCTCGGACACCGTCTCGAAGGCCACCGCACCCGGCGCGAATCGGAGGGACACACCTTCAAACAGAAGATGAACCAGCGCATCATCCCTGACTTCCTCGATGTCTACGACGATCCGACGGCGACCCACGCCGCCGGCGCCGAATTGTATGGCCATTACGCATACGACGATGAGGGAGTAGCCGCGCAGCGCACCTCGCTGGTCGAAAACGGCGTTCTCACCGGATTCCTGATGTGCCGCACGCCGATCAAGGACATCAAAACCTCCAACGGGCATGGCCGCAGCGACATGTGGAGCGAACCGGTCAGCCGCATGGGTTCGCTGTTTGTCTCCACCGACGCGCCGGTCTCCTACGATTCCCTGCGCGCGCTGCTGTTGGCCGAGTGCCGCAAGGAGGGCAAGGACTACGGCCTCATTTTCGAGGACATTGCCGCCGGCGAGACCAACACGTCATCGTATGGCGTCCAGACTCTGCGCGTCCGTCCGCGCGTGGTCAAGAAGGTCTATGTCGCCGATGGCCGCGAAGAGCTGGTGCGCGGCGTCGAGCTGATCGGCACGCCGCTGGCGGTGTTGGAGAGCATCCAGTCGGCCGGCAACGATCCGGGCGTGTTCAACGGTGTCTGCGGCGCCGAATCGGGGTGGGTGCCGGTGTCCGCCATCGCGCCGAGCGTGCTGGTCGGCGAAGTGGAAGTCCAGCGCATGGACCGCAACCTCAAGCGCGGCCCGATTCTCCCGCCGCCGCTGCATGATCCCGGCACCTGA
- the lon gene encoding endopeptidase La, translated as MDEKRPPEQTGERAGAVTLPCIPLQAEVPFPLAVVSAVLRFSYAYEALSRAHEGEQFWIYWTHDDADPRRAPQNLPDIGVVCRLLSLRELGPGQLRVDLEGLYRGQRLAIIGEETAVRLMVRPVEELTVPVPAWQEKIDLCAGLLATLVNRSVQYPAELLKIAELARDRADHFADRIAAAVHFPQEEKWRLAQLADPGARLDLLADLLRGEVEEAGRRADLARRVRASNERRQKAELLRSELTALRKELESLEPGANEHDQLAEQIAAAGLPVSVARRARNELERLRMISTASAEYTEIRNYIDWLIHIPWTALAHERTDGDEIRHILDGQFYGQKRAKDRICEYLAVMHRTGRPAPNVLCLTGASGIGKTQLAKGIAKALRRPMITLNLGLLRSEGVLKGNRRTFPGAMPGRIIRQLRAVEVVNPICLLEDVDRLGTENNRPDLSAVLLEAVDPEINSEFWDYYLEFPYDLSKILYICTATDPESVPEMLAEHLEFIDLPGYLLEEKIEITFNYLWPRQLAQHNLPAEEFTLTVAAVQKIIREYTLEAGLSNLNKYLEVICRHLAGQRAAGQRGFVRVGVQHIERLLGTPIFIPEKAEMKPEIGVAMGVAWTQTGGDIMLIEALKMRGSGQVISTGSLGDVMRESIQAAHSYVRSRADWLGIPHSDFASYDIHVHFPSGAIPKDGPSAGVTVSVVIASVMSERPIRNDYAMTGEVSLRGKVLPVGGIKEKVAAAHRVGIHKIIVPKQNVKDLQDVPRRIAKEMTYIPVETVDEVFEAVLLDFDPAKASLEKLLRMEMVRKHTARRQRAAARGKARARAKTRRSEKKRATGRRRSR; from the coding sequence GTGGACGAAAAACGGCCCCCTGAGCAGACCGGCGAGCGTGCCGGCGCGGTCACCTTGCCCTGCATCCCGTTGCAGGCCGAGGTCCCATTCCCACTGGCCGTGGTCTCCGCCGTCCTGCGATTTTCCTATGCCTACGAGGCCCTGTCGCGCGCCCACGAGGGGGAGCAGTTCTGGATTTACTGGACCCACGATGATGCCGACCCCCGTCGCGCGCCGCAGAACCTCCCCGACATCGGCGTGGTCTGCCGGCTTCTGTCTTTGCGTGAACTGGGACCGGGGCAATTGCGGGTTGATTTAGAAGGCCTCTATCGCGGGCAGCGGCTGGCGATTATCGGCGAAGAGACGGCCGTGCGGCTCATGGTGCGTCCGGTCGAGGAGCTGACCGTCCCGGTGCCGGCGTGGCAGGAGAAAATCGACCTTTGCGCCGGTCTTCTCGCCACCCTGGTCAACCGCTCCGTGCAGTACCCGGCGGAGCTTCTGAAGATTGCCGAACTGGCGCGCGACCGCGCCGACCACTTCGCCGACCGAATCGCCGCGGCGGTGCACTTTCCGCAGGAAGAGAAGTGGCGTCTGGCGCAATTGGCCGATCCGGGGGCGCGTCTCGACCTGCTGGCCGATCTGCTGCGGGGCGAGGTTGAGGAGGCGGGACGTCGCGCCGATCTGGCGCGTCGTGTGCGCGCCTCCAACGAGCGCCGGCAAAAAGCCGAGCTGCTCCGCTCTGAATTGACCGCGTTGCGTAAGGAACTGGAGTCGCTGGAGCCCGGCGCCAATGAACACGACCAATTGGCCGAGCAGATCGCCGCAGCCGGGCTGCCGGTCTCGGTGGCGCGTCGCGCCCGCAATGAACTCGAACGCCTGCGCATGATCTCGACCGCCTCGGCGGAATACACGGAAATCCGCAACTACATCGACTGGCTGATCCACATTCCCTGGACTGCGCTGGCCCACGAGCGCACCGACGGGGACGAAATCCGCCACATCCTCGACGGCCAGTTCTATGGTCAGAAGCGCGCCAAGGACCGCATCTGCGAGTACCTGGCGGTCATGCACCGCACCGGACGTCCCGCGCCGAACGTTCTCTGCCTGACCGGCGCCTCCGGTATCGGCAAGACGCAACTGGCCAAAGGCATCGCCAAGGCGCTGCGCCGTCCGATGATCACCCTCAACCTCGGCCTGTTGCGCTCGGAGGGTGTGCTCAAGGGGAATCGCCGCACCTTCCCCGGCGCGATGCCCGGACGCATCATCCGCCAGCTGCGCGCCGTCGAGGTGGTCAACCCCATCTGCCTGCTGGAGGACGTGGACCGTCTCGGCACCGAAAACAACCGTCCCGATCTCTCGGCGGTCCTGTTGGAAGCGGTCGATCCGGAGATCAATAGCGAGTTCTGGGATTACTACCTCGAATTCCCGTATGATCTCTCCAAGATCCTCTACATCTGCACCGCGACCGACCCCGAGAGCGTGCCGGAGATGTTGGCTGAGCATCTCGAGTTTATCGATCTGCCCGGTTATCTGCTCGAAGAGAAAATCGAGATCACCTTCAACTACCTCTGGCCGCGTCAGCTGGCCCAGCACAATCTCCCGGCCGAGGAGTTCACGCTCACCGTGGCGGCGGTGCAGAAGATCATCCGCGAGTACACGCTGGAGGCCGGGCTCTCGAATCTGAACAAGTACCTCGAGGTCATCTGTCGCCACCTGGCCGGCCAGCGCGCCGCCGGGCAGCGCGGCTTTGTCCGGGTCGGAGTCCAGCACATCGAGCGACTGTTGGGCACCCCCATCTTCATCCCGGAAAAGGCCGAGATGAAGCCCGAAATCGGCGTGGCAATGGGTGTGGCCTGGACCCAGACCGGCGGCGACATCATGTTGATCGAGGCGCTCAAGATGCGCGGCTCCGGACAGGTGATCTCGACCGGCTCATTGGGCGATGTCATGCGCGAGTCGATCCAGGCGGCGCATTCCTATGTGCGCTCCCGCGCCGACTGGCTGGGCATTCCCCACTCCGACTTCGCCAGTTACGACATCCATGTGCACTTCCCCTCGGGCGCCATTCCCAAGGATGGCCCCTCCGCCGGCGTCACGGTCTCCGTGGTCATCGCGTCGGTGATGTCCGAGCGGCCGATCCGCAACGACTACGCCATGACCGGCGAAGTCTCCCTGCGCGGCAAGGTGTTGCCGGTGGGCGGGATCAAGGAGAAGGTGGCCGCCGCGCACCGTGTGGGGATCCACAAGATCATCGTCCCCAAGCAGAATGTGAAGGACCTGCAGGATGTCCCGCGCCGGATCGCCAAGGAGATGACCTACATCCCGGTGGAGACCGTCGACGAGGTCTTCGAGGCGGTCTTGCTTGATTTTGATCCGGCCAAGGCGAGTTTGGAGAAACTTTTACGGATGGAAATGGTACGTAAGCATACCGCCCGCCGGCAGCGCGCCGCGGCGCGGGGCAAGGCACGCGCCCGGGCCAAGACCCGGCGCAGTGAGAAAAAACGCGCCACCGGACGACGTCGAAGCCGATGA
- a CDS encoding cold-shock protein has protein sequence MPEGNVKWFNDAKGYGFIRQDGDNRDVFVHYSAIHGDGFKTLKEGERVYFEVVQGPKGLQAATVQRGGAPQAQ, from the coding sequence TTGCCGGAAGGAAACGTGAAATGGTTCAACGACGCCAAGGGGTACGGTTTCATTCGCCAGGATGGCGACAACCGGGATGTGTTTGTCCACTACTCCGCGATTCATGGCGACGGATTCAAGACCCTCAAAGAGGGTGAGCGCGTCTACTTTGAAGTCGTCCAGGGTCCCAAGGGGCTCCAGGCGGCGACGGTTCAGCGGGGCGGGGCCCCACAGGCGCAGTAG
- the tatC gene encoding twin-arginine translocase subunit TatC, with product MPAETDSREMSFLEHLEELRWRLVKSAASILLFSIVAYFFTDHILNFLTRDIGAVYFNAPTEAFSVRIKLSIITGLLAALPVVFWQIWQFVVPGLYRNEARLVIPVVILATIAFVGGAAFCFFLVLPVGMQFLLGFGTEKIQPLISVGRYISFVSWMCLGFGAVFELPIVSFFLGRIGLIDSGMLRRGRRYAVVGILVVAAAITPSPDVFSQLMLAGPLYILYELSIVIVRMTGRRG from the coding sequence ATGCCCGCCGAAACCGACAGCCGCGAAATGTCCTTCCTCGAACACCTCGAGGAATTGCGCTGGCGGCTGGTCAAATCGGCCGCCTCCATTCTGCTTTTTTCCATCGTCGCCTACTTCTTCACCGACCACATCCTCAACTTCCTGACACGGGACATCGGCGCGGTGTACTTCAACGCCCCGACCGAGGCCTTCTCCGTCCGCATCAAACTGTCGATCATTACCGGGCTGCTGGCGGCGTTGCCGGTGGTCTTCTGGCAGATCTGGCAGTTTGTGGTTCCCGGGCTCTACCGCAACGAGGCGCGGCTGGTGATCCCGGTGGTGATCCTGGCGACCATCGCCTTTGTCGGCGGCGCCGCCTTCTGCTTTTTCCTCGTGCTGCCGGTCGGAATGCAATTTCTGCTGGGATTCGGGACCGAAAAGATTCAGCCGCTGATCAGCGTTGGACGCTACATCAGCTTTGTCTCCTGGATGTGCCTGGGGTTCGGGGCGGTGTTTGAACTGCCGATCGTCTCGTTCTTCCTCGGACGCATCGGCTTGATCGACAGCGGGATGCTCAGACGCGGCCGTCGCTACGCCGTCGTCGGCATCCTGGTGGTCGCCGCGGCAATTACCCCCTCGCCGGATGTCTTTTCCCAGCTGATGCTGGCCGGACCGCTCTATATCCTCTATGAACTCTCGATTGTCATCGTCAGAATGACCGGTCGTCGGGGCTGA
- the nrdR gene encoding transcriptional regulator NrdR, with translation MRCPFCGFEEDRVVDSRSVREGRGVRRRRECLRCNERFTTYEYVEKVELMVIKNDGRQEPYDRSKLIEGLRLACKKRPIDQKKIEAIVDEVEKRLYALSKGEVASKFIGETVMDILKATDEVAYVRFASVYRKFQDKTEFVEELRRMLG, from the coding sequence ATGCGCTGCCCCTTTTGTGGATTTGAAGAAGACCGCGTCGTCGACTCCCGCTCGGTGCGGGAGGGGAGAGGTGTCCGCCGCCGCCGCGAATGCCTGCGCTGCAACGAACGCTTCACGACCTACGAATATGTCGAGAAGGTCGAACTGATGGTCATCAAGAACGATGGCCGTCAGGAGCCCTACGACCGCAGCAAGCTGATCGAGGGACTGCGGCTGGCCTGCAAGAAGCGCCCCATCGACCAGAAGAAGATCGAGGCGATCGTCGACGAGGTTGAAAAGCGGCTCTATGCCCTCTCCAAGGGAGAGGTGGCCTCGAAGTTCATTGGCGAGACGGTGATGGATATCCTCAAGGCGACCGACGAGGTGGCCTATGTCCGCTTCGCCTCGGTCTACCGCAAATTCCAGGACAAAACCGAGTTCGTCGAAGAACTCCGGCGCATGCTCGGATAG